One window of the Eucalyptus grandis isolate ANBG69807.140 chromosome 8, ASM1654582v1, whole genome shotgun sequence genome contains the following:
- the LOC120287226 gene encoding precursor of CEP9-like: protein MADLQVISIFVIIFTFIAFDAILTSEGRSIKSAWEDELRAINYDQMHKQASEFLPPSQSPTNDDHFDEGEEMVPSPIAHDQAASLGESEAVYKDDFRPTAPGSIPGLRHSFNGLKKEAVRPKAPSGDEERLIVAGQPNDFEGTRPGHSPSVGHDFQNDEPRA, encoded by the coding sequence ATGGCTGATCTCCAAGTTATATCAATATTTGTGATCATTTTCACCTTCATTGCGTTCGATGCAATTCTAACTTCTGAGGGAAGGTCGATAAAATCGGCATGGGAGGACGAACTCCGTGCAATTAATTATGACCAAATGCACAAACAAGCATCGGAATTTCTCCCGCCGAGTCAGTCTCCTACAAACGATGATCATTTTGATGAGGGGGAGGAGATGGTTCCTTCGCCTATAGCACATGATCAGGCGGCCAGTTTGGGCGAGTCAGAAGCAGTGTACAAGGATGATTTCCGCCCCACAGCCCCTGGGAGCATTCCCGGATTGCGCCATTCTTTCAATGGCTTAAAGAAGGAAGCTGTTCGACCGAAAGCTCCGAGTGGTGATGAGGAAAGGCTAATCGTTGCGGGTCAACCAAATGATTTCGAAGGCACAAGACCGGGTCACAGCCCCAGTGTCGGCCATGATTTTCAGAATGATGAACCAAGAGCCTAA
- the LOC120287225 gene encoding putative disease resistance protein RGA3 produces the protein MGGSRGSKILITTRSSLVVEATDAKSIKFNLRGLSAEKSWDLFKKMAFKDGETSSDSVLEEIGRDIVKKCAGVPLAIKTIGSLLYTTKKNEWLNFKEYELSNIDDSGEGIMEVLKLSYDHLPSHLKHCFAYFALFPKDYVFDKQTIIQLWMAQGFIESREGSNDLEEIGDSYVWNLQCRSFLEVEVIDDDADEVNTFKMHDLMHDLALKVTGDECKLIDFNEGSIIRGIRHASFASQSSSLQKVTSLLEVTNLRTFLSLKKWSTSNFLNEHHEIISKFRHCRALGLRYEDFQIPPSLGSQLKHLRFLDISGNPSIQNLPDSITDLVNLQTLKLSDCKNLTTLPRDLKKLVNLRHLLIDWCHSLSHMPCGLNHLSNLQTLNLYVVQKMDHKVPGGVGSLDELSALNRLGGSIVLQNLKFLQPVPNKGHLQEKERLHCLKLDWRMEQQDCKSDSDELILWENLRPHLNLTSLTIYSCKNRSSPSWLSSMVNLIELDVNICTEWKYLPSLRELPSLRRLTLSNLYALEFVEEISDLEQSDTSPPCLPSLEKLNLYFCRNLKGWWGRSQPMEPDQDHQQYNSYSSFPKLLSMKIWDCPDLNSMPLFPHIESLEIFAHSIKWLQQRMAVSTFIPLYKLERLQFEVSPVEHSMLETLLPFLRNLKTLVFDYCPELRSLSCGMQSLSLLQSLNIRRCEELDVSSHDDEHGTQWRSLAKLRYLTFYRLPKLVVLPQGIQHITTLESLNVSQCENLMSLPEWIGNFSTLQNLDVSDCSKLTCLPDGISRLTSLKTLRIAECPVLQERCQRECGADWEKIAHLPCSREETIVQW, from the coding sequence ATGGGCGGTTCAAGGGGAAGCAAGATACTCATAACCACGCGCTCTTCGTTGGTCGTGGAGGCTACAGATGCGAAGTCAATTAAATTTAATCTGCGTGGCTTATCTGCAGAAAAGTCCTGGGACTTATTCAAGAAAATGGCTTTTAAAGATGGGGAAACATCATCTGACTCGGTATTAGAGGAGATAGGTCGAGATATAGTTAAAAAATGCGCTGGTGTTCCCCTTGCCATCAAAACAATAGGTAGCCTTCTATACACCACAAAGAAAAATGAGTGGCTCAATTTCAAAGAGTATGAACTTTCAAATATAGATGACTCGGGAGAAGGAATTATGGAAGTCCTCAAGCTTAGCTACGACCATCTTCCGTCGCATTTAAAACATTGTTTTGCATATTTTGCgctatttccaaaagattatgTCTTTGATAAACAGACAATAATACAACTTTGGATGGCACAAGGCTTTATCGAGTCGCGAGAGGGGAGCAACGACCTAGAAGAGATCGGAGATAGTTATGTCTGGAATCTACAGTGTAGGTCCTTCCTTGAAGTTGAAGTGATTGATGATGACGCTGATGAGGTGAACACGTTCAAAATGCACGATCTCATGCATGATCTTGCCTTGAAAGTCACAGGAGATGAGTGCAAGCTGATTGATTTCAATGAAGGCAGCATCATCAGAGGAATTCGTCATGCATCATTTGCTTCACAATCGTCTTCACTACAAAAAGTGACCTCGCTACTTGAAGTGACCAATTTACGAACATTTCTCTCTTTGAAGAAGTGGAGcacatcaaattttttaaatgaacatCATGAGATTATCTCCAAGTTTAGGCATTGTCGCGCATTGGGTTTGCGCTATGAAGATTTTCAGATCCCTCCTTCCTTGGGGAGTCAATTGAAGCATTTAAGGTTTCTTGATATTTCTGGAAACCCATCTATCCAAAATTTGCCAGATTCAATCACGGATTTGGTGAACCTACAGACCCTTAAGCTCTCTGATTGTAAGAATCTTACAACACTTCCAAgagatttgaagaaattagtcAACCTTAGACACCTCTTGATTGATTGGTGTCATTCACTAAGCCACATGCCATGCGGGTTGAATCACTTGTctaatcttcagactttgaaccTATACGTTGTCCAAAAGATGGACCATAAAGTACCCGGTGGTGTGGGGAGCTTAGATGAACTGAGTGCCTTAAACAGATTGGGTGGATCCATTGTTCTTCAAAACTTGAAGTTCCTTCAACCGGTACCGAACAAGGGTCACTTGCAGGAAAAGGAACGTCTCCATTGCTTAAAATTAGACTGGAGGATGGAGCAGCAAGATTGCAAAAGCGACAGTGATGAATTGATCTTATGGGAGAACCTTAGgccacacctaaatttaaccaGTTTGACCATATACTCATGTAAGAATAGGAGTTCACCAAGCTGGCTTTCCTCCATGGTGAATCTTATTGAGCTCGATGTTAATATATGTACAGAATGGAAGTACTTGCCGTCCCTACGTGAACTCCCTTCCCTAAGGAGATTGACTCTTAGTAACTTGTATGCGTTGGAATTCGTTGAAGAGATAAGTGATCTGGAGCAATCTGATACTTCACCCCCCTGTCTCCCATCTCTAGAGAAATTGAATCTCTATTTTTGTCGTAACCTGAAAGGATGGTGGGGAAGGAGCCAACCTATGGAACCGGATCAGGATCATCagcagtacaattcatattcatcATTCCCAAAACTTTTGTCCATGAAGATATGGGATTGTCCCGACTTGAATTCAATGCCACTTTTTCCCCATATAGAAAGCTTGGAGATTTTTGCGCATAGCATAAAATGGTTGCAACAAAGGATGGCGGTATCCACATTCATCCCCCTCTATAAATTAGAGCGGCTACAATTTGAAGTATCGCCTGTGGAGCACTCGATGCTTGAGACTCTACTTCCATTCCTCAGAAATCTTAAGACCTTGGTCTTCGACTATTGTCCCGAATTAAGGAGTCTCTCTTGTGGCATGCAATCCTTGTCCTTGCTGCAAAGCCTCAACATTCGCCGGTGTGAAGAACTCGATGTGTCAAGCCATGACGATGAGCATGGAACCCAATGGCGTTCCCTTGCAAAACTCCGTTATCTTACTTTCTACCGTCTTCCGAAACTAGTGGTGTTACCTCAGGGGATTCAACATATCACCACTCTGGAATCTCTCAATGTTAGTCAATGTGAGAATCTAATGAGTTTGCCAGAATGGATTGGCAATTTCTCTACTCTTCAAAATCTTGACGTTTCTGACTGCTCAAAGTTAACGTGTTTGCCTGATGGGATAAGCCGCCTCACCTCCTTGAAGACATTGAGAATCGCTGAGTGTCCCGTTTTGCAAGAGAGGTGCCAAAGAGAGTGTGGTGCAGATTGGGAAAAGATTGCACACCTTCCATGCTCACGGGAAGAAACTATTGTGCAGTGGTGA